From Acidipropionibacterium acidipropionici, one genomic window encodes:
- the dprA gene encoding DNA-processing protein DprA: MSRTPWDEERVARAALAAVHDPGGPELDDPPEAGGASQRWAELRSADTALGRRARALDPGRLVSQCEELGARFIMPGDPEWPTKLEAVAGCDRSLHQGLGGVPLGLWARGPLGLAEACDAAVAVVGARAATSYGQDVAIEMAHDLARPGGRRGSQQCWTVVSGGAYGIDVAAHRGALTAGGRTICVQAGGLDELYPRGNGAVLARILEEGLLVSESAPGRRPTRPGFLARNRVIAGLTDGVVIVEAAARSGALSTANWAGDMYREVLAVPGPVTSSRSVGPHDLIRNRRAELVRDADDVREALGPIQPELPREPVPEHPTDALGPETLRVHEALPARGALGVDELSRAALVSLTDCLLALQELEDRGMASYGADGRWSVRLRR; the protein is encoded by the coding sequence ATGAGCCGGACGCCATGGGACGAGGAAAGGGTCGCACGGGCCGCCCTGGCCGCGGTGCACGACCCCGGAGGCCCGGAACTCGACGACCCGCCCGAAGCCGGCGGGGCGTCGCAGCGGTGGGCCGAGCTGAGGTCGGCCGACACCGCGCTGGGCCGCAGGGCGCGGGCACTGGATCCCGGCCGGCTGGTCAGCCAGTGCGAGGAGTTGGGGGCCCGGTTCATCATGCCCGGTGATCCGGAGTGGCCGACGAAACTCGAGGCCGTTGCCGGCTGCGACCGCTCCCTCCACCAAGGTCTGGGCGGCGTGCCACTGGGACTGTGGGCGCGGGGGCCCCTCGGCCTGGCCGAGGCCTGCGACGCGGCCGTCGCCGTCGTGGGCGCGCGGGCCGCCACCTCCTACGGGCAGGACGTCGCCATCGAGATGGCACACGACCTGGCGAGGCCGGGAGGACGACGGGGATCCCAGCAGTGCTGGACGGTGGTCTCGGGAGGCGCCTACGGCATCGATGTCGCCGCTCACCGGGGGGCACTCACCGCGGGCGGACGCACGATCTGCGTCCAGGCCGGCGGTCTGGACGAGCTCTACCCGCGCGGCAACGGCGCGGTGCTCGCGAGAATCCTCGAGGAGGGGCTGCTGGTCTCCGAGTCCGCCCCGGGACGCCGCCCCACCAGGCCGGGTTTCCTGGCCCGCAACCGGGTCATCGCCGGTCTGACCGACGGCGTGGTGATCGTCGAGGCCGCCGCCAGATCGGGGGCGCTCAGCACCGCCAACTGGGCCGGCGACATGTACCGGGAGGTGCTGGCTGTGCCGGGCCCGGTGACCTCGAGCCGCTCGGTCGGCCCGCACGACCTCATCCGGAATCGGCGCGCCGAACTCGTCCGCGACGCCGACGACGTCCGGGAGGCTCTGGGGCCCATCCAGCCCGAGCTGCCCAGGGAGCCCGTCCCGGAGCATCCGACCGATGCACTGGGGCCCGAGACCCTGCGGGTGCACGAGGCGCTCCCGGCCCGCGGCGCGCTGGGTGTCGATGAGCTGTCACGGGCCGCCCTGGTGAGTCTCACGGACTGCCTGCTGGCCCTCCAGGAGCTCGAGGACCGGGGCATGGCGAGCTACGGGGCGGACGGCCGATGGTCGGTTCGCCTACGTAGGTGA